One region of bacterium genomic DNA includes:
- a CDS encoding MBL fold metallo-hydrolase codes for MYEPLVVVVGVLEMNCYVWPVGDGGALVVDPGAEADRIEAVMREKDLTPVAIALTHGHPDHLGGAGEMARRHDIPCYLHPDDLICVAALKEEWLEICGPRPNEWPRFTPYPALLTFPAVQLEVLHLPGHSPGGVVLYDAKRGIAAVGDSIFAGSVGRTDLPGGDPDALFRNIEQVVMSLPDSTRLLPGHGPATTVGEEKRSNPFLV; via the coding sequence ATGTACGAGCCGCTGGTCGTGGTCGTCGGTGTGCTGGAGATGAACTGCTACGTGTGGCCCGTGGGCGACGGGGGGGCCCTGGTGGTGGACCCCGGAGCCGAGGCGGACCGCATCGAGGCCGTGATGAGGGAGAAAGACCTGACCCCCGTAGCCATAGCCCTGACCCACGGCCACCCCGACCATTTAGGCGGCGCCGGGGAGATGGCCAGGCGCCACGACATCCCCTGCTACCTCCACCCCGACGACCTGATATGCGTGGCGGCGCTGAAGGAGGAGTGGCTCGAAATCTGCGGCCCCCGGCCCAACGAGTGGCCCCGCTTCACCCCGTATCCGGCCCTCTTGACCTTCCCCGCCGTCCAGCTCGAGGTGCTCCACCTGCCGGGTCACTCGCCGGGCGGTGTGGTGCTCTACGACGCCAAGCGCGGCATCGCTGCGGTGGGCGACTCCATTTTCGCCGGCAGCGTGGGGCGCACCGACCTCCCCGGTGGCGACCCCGACGCGCTCTTCCGCAATATCGAGCAGGTCGTCATGTCCCTGCCCGACTCGACGCGCCTATTGCCCGGCCATGGCCCCGCGACCACCGTGGGCGAGGAGAAGCGGTCCAACCCCTTCCTGGTTTGA